One Lepus europaeus isolate LE1 chromosome X, mLepTim1.pri, whole genome shotgun sequence genomic window carries:
- the HNRNPH2 gene encoding heterogeneous nuclear ribonucleoprotein H2, whose translation MMLSTEGREGFVVKVRGLPWSCSADEVMRFFSDCKIQNGTSGIRFIYTREGRPSGEAFVELESEDEVKLALKKDRETMGHRYVEVFKSNSVEMDWVLKHTGPNSPDTANDGFVRLRGLPFGCSKEEIVQFFSGLEIVPNGMTLPVDFQGRSTGEAFVQFASQEIAEKALKKHKERIGHRYIEIFKSSRAEVRTHYDPPRKLMAMQRPGPYDRPGAGRGYNSIGRGAGFERMRRGAYGGGYGGYDDYGGYNDGYGFGSDRFGRDLNYCFSGMSDHRYGDGGSSFQSTTGHCVHMRGLPYRATENDIYNFFSPLNPMRVHIEIGPDGRVTGEADVEFATHEDAVAAMAKDKANMQHRYVELFLNSTAGTSGGAYDHSYVELFLNSTAGASGGAYGSQMMGGMGLSNQSSYGGPASQQLSGGYGGGYGGQSSMSGYDQVLQENSSDYQSNLA comes from the coding sequence ATGATGCTGAGCACGGAAGGCAGGGAAGGGTTCGTGGTGAAGGTCAGGGGCCTACCCTGGTCCTGCTCAGCTGATGAAGTTATGCGCTTCTTCTCTGATTGCAAAATCCAGAATGGCACATCAGGTATTCGTTTCATCTACACCAGAGAAGGCAGACCAAGTGGAGAAGCATTTGTCGAACTTGAATCCGAAGATGAAGTGAAATTGGCTTTGAAGAAGGACAGAGAAACCATGGGACACAGATATGTTGAAGTATTCAAGTCCAACAGTGTTGAAATGGATTGGGTGTTGAAGCATACAGGTCCGAATAGTCCTGATACTGCCAACGATGGCTTCGTCCGGCTTAGAGGACTCCCATTTGGCTGTAGCAAGGAAGAGATTGTGCAGTTCTTTTCAGGGTTGGAAATTGTGCCAAATGGGATGACACTGCCGGTGGACTTTCAGGGGCGGAGCACAGGGGAGGCATTTGTGCAGTTTGCCTCGCAGGAGATAGCTGAAAAGGCCTTAAAGAAACACAAGGAAAGAATAGGACACAGGTACATTGAAATCTTCAAGAGTAGCCGAGCTGAAGTCCGAACCCACTATGATCCCCCTCGGAAGCTCATGGCTATGCAGCGGCCAGGTCCTTATGacaggccaggggctggcagggggtATAATAGCATTGGCAGAGGAGCTGGCTTTGAAAGGATGAGGCGGGGTGCCTATGGTGGAGGCTATGGAGGCTATGATGACTATGGCGGTTATAATGATGGGTATGGCTTTGGATCTGATAGATTTGGAAGAGACCTCAATTATTGTTTCTCAGGAATGTCTGATCATAGATACGGAGACGGTGGGTCCAGTTTCCAGAGCACTACAGGGCACTGTGTACACATGAGGGGGTTACCTTACAGAGCCACTGAGaatgatatttataattttttctcgCCTCTTAATCCCATGAGAGTCCATATTGAAATTGGACCGGATGGCAGGGTTACTGGTGAGGCCGATGTTGAATTTGCTACTCATGAAGATGCAGTAGCAGCTATGGCAAAAGATAAAGCTAACATGCAACACAGATACGTGGAGCTCTTCTTGAATTCTACTGCAGGAACAAGTGGAGGAGCTTATGATCACAGCTATGTAGAACTCTTTCTGAATTCTACAGCAGGGGCAAGTGGTGGTGCTTACGGCAGCCAAATGATGGGAGGAATGGGCTTATCCAATCAGTCCAGTTACGGGGGCCCTGCTAGCCAGCAGCTGAGTGGCGGGTATGGGGGCGGTTATGGTGGTCAGAGCAGTATGAGTGGATATGACCAAGTTCTGCAGGAAAACTCCAGTGACTACCAGTCAAACCTCGCTTAG